A window from Erythrolamprus reginae isolate rEryReg1 chromosome 11, rEryReg1.hap1, whole genome shotgun sequence encodes these proteins:
- the LOC139174487 gene encoding chemerin-like receptor 1, translating to MNVNFTAPCISNASLPSSPDTKLDVSWLMDMLQVFFYAVLFLLGSLGNGAVLWITARQTSRTISCVWFFNLALADFLFSVTRIVPLLKNAFNNGWPFGSFLCKANSFIKYLNMFGSVFLLAAISIDRATCVAYPIWTKRHRDSRLAWVTAVGAWLLAIATSSPFYHYRGIKIDKSNKTKCSFSLEGNESAKLVVYMLRLICGFLAPFAIIVVCYGIIVVVLRRRRASIRSKKPFRVILVLVVTFFLCWAPYHIFLILKLADVKGTGLSVGLPLSSFLAYLNSCVNPILYFFMGMDFHRKMNLYTIRAAFRRTLFEDSSTSFRSKYKKEMTSSREELPRSSVVPQVHCKTLTLPSSV from the coding sequence ATGAACGTTAATTTCACCGCTCCATGCATTTCCAATGCATCTTTGCCATCATCTCCGGATACCAAGTTGGACGTGAGCTGGCTCATGGACATGCTTCAGGTCTTCTTCTACGCCGTTCTTTTTCTGCTCGGTTCCCTGGGCAACGGAGCTGTGCTTTGGATCACAGCCCGCCAGACTTCGCGGACCATCAGCTGTGTCTGGTTCTTCAATCTAGCCCTGGCTGACTTTCTATTCTCGGTCACCCGGATTGTGCCCCTCTTGAAGAACGCTTTCAATAACGGGTGGCCCTTTGGAAGCTTCCTATGCAAAGCCAACAGCTTCATCAAGTATCTCAACATGTTCGGCAGCGTCTTCCTCTTAGCTGCCATCAGCATTGACCGGGCAACTTGCGTCGCTTACCCAATATGGACCAAGAGACACCGGGACAGCCGCTTGGCATGGGTCACCGCCGTCGGAGCTTGGCTCTTGGCCATTGCCACAAGTAGCCCTTTCTACCACTACCGGGGCATCAAAATTGACAAGTCTAACAAGACCAAGTGCTCTTTTTCGCTGGAGGGAAATGAATCCGCCAAATTGGTCGTCTACATGTTGAGGCTGATTTGTGGGTTCCTGGCCCCCTTCGCCATCATTGTGGTCTGCTACGGCATCATTGTGGTGGTGTTGAGGAGACGTCGGGCGTCCATCCGTTCCAAGAAGCCTTTCAGGGTCATCTTGGTTCTCGTGGTCACCTTCTTCCTCTGCTGGGCACCCTATCACATCTTCCTCATCCTGAAGTTGGCGGACGTGAAAGGCACAGGGCTTTCTGTTGGCCTCCCGCTCTCATCCTTCCTGGCTTATCTCAACAGCTGCGTCAACCCTATCCTTTACTTTTTCATGGGCATGGACTTCCACCGAAAGATGAATCTTTACACCATAAGGGCTGCCTTCAGGAGAACCTTGTTCGAAGACAGCAGCACCTCCTTTAGGAGCAAGTACAAGAAGGAGATGACTTCCTCCAGGGAGGAGCTACCTCGGTCTTCTGTAGTCCCACAGGTGCATTGCAAAACTTTAACGCTTCCAAGTTCGGTTTAG